The following coding sequences are from one Niveibacterium umoris window:
- a CDS encoding glycosyltransferase family 2 protein, with protein MRQRNPSVEKVKSPVEPSVAILMATFNGAAYIDQQLASIAAQSYGGWTLWVSDDGSSDDTLLRLRSFAGVRADGQVVVRQGPAAGVVANFLSLLQLAEIDAAYYAYADQDDVWHADKLARALAWLDQQDPEVPALYCSRTVLVDADDRVIGESPRFGRAPTFANALVQNIAGGNTMVFNRAARRLLSLTDNEAAPVLHDWWVYLVVSACKGTVFFDPKPTLRYRQHGANLIGSNVGWRARLTRISKALGGRTTQWNDRNIAALAPLRGSMSESALATLDKFERARRAAGVLRRLAGLRRSAVYRQSIWGDLSLWIAAALGRL; from the coding sequence TTGCGCCAGCGAAACCCTTCAGTTGAAAAAGTGAAAAGCCCTGTTGAGCCCAGCGTTGCGATCCTGATGGCAACCTTCAACGGGGCTGCCTACATTGATCAGCAGCTTGCTTCGATCGCCGCCCAGAGCTACGGGGGATGGACGCTGTGGGTCTCGGATGACGGATCGAGTGACGACACCCTGCTCAGGCTTCGCTCTTTTGCCGGGGTGCGCGCCGACGGGCAGGTCGTTGTCCGGCAGGGGCCGGCTGCCGGGGTGGTGGCGAACTTCCTGAGCCTTCTCCAGCTTGCGGAGATCGATGCGGCCTACTACGCGTACGCCGACCAGGACGATGTGTGGCATGCCGACAAACTTGCGCGCGCCCTTGCGTGGCTGGACCAGCAAGACCCCGAAGTGCCCGCGCTGTATTGCTCGCGAACCGTCCTGGTCGATGCGGACGACCGGGTGATCGGCGAGTCGCCGCGGTTTGGTCGGGCCCCAACTTTTGCAAACGCCCTGGTGCAGAACATCGCTGGTGGCAACACCATGGTCTTCAATCGTGCAGCCAGGCGCCTGCTAAGCCTGACCGACAACGAGGCTGCTCCGGTCTTGCATGACTGGTGGGTATATCTTGTTGTAAGTGCCTGTAAAGGAACGGTGTTTTTTGATCCCAAGCCGACGCTGCGCTATCGCCAGCATGGTGCCAACCTGATAGGATCGAATGTTGGCTGGCGCGCTCGTCTGACCCGCATCTCCAAGGCGCTTGGCGGGCGAACGACTCAGTGGAATGACCGCAACATCGCGGCTTTGGCGCCTTTGCGTGGCTCCATGAGTGAATCTGCGCTCGCGACGCTGGACAAGTTCGAGCGTGCCCGCCGGGCCGCCGGCGTTCTGCGGCGACTCGCCGGCCTGCGCCGATCTGCGGTGTACCGCCAGAGCATCTGGGGCGATCTGAGCCTCTGGATCGCTGCTGCCTTGGGCCGGCTGTAA
- the gspD gene encoding type II secretion system secretin GspD → MKAICKPRLPALVLVLAGVMLATSCATTQPVIAPPLVTPKADAGKSAGSASLDRPTKDLVSTMPAPPAPVKTKTKTPPPPVEAPANEEATIVFNFEQLPLPSFIKLVYGEILKRNVNIDQKLLARKDLVTLRSSTPQTPSQVEAAMKLLLKSYGIAVVQIDGLVRILPDDASLGYLPEIQRGAALPDTPIAMRPQFQLVELKAVRNSDIANFIKTMYGDRIKLQEDSQRNAVLLSGTADNLRAAIESIAVLDQPMMRGRGSMRLNPQYWSADDLAKRLVEVLSAEGYAVAPVGQAAGGLRYPVTILPVAAINAVLVFAISDDISNHVADLVKTLDQPNTRGLGRNFFTYQAEHVDAESLAATLDKLMTGAGTTTTASGTASTNASATSTTGTSNRSGATTASASASQGSGRAVVDKGTNTIIFNASPDDYSSLVSLLKRLDRPKKEALIEVTVAEVALTDNMQLGVEWFFTNSMNNGWTGSGGTLGGLALGTAGFTYKMFDSLGSTRVVLNALAATNRATILSTPRVMARNGETAQIQVGQEVPIVTSQQSTPLTGSSTSITQTIQYRNTGVILKVKPVIHSGDQVDLDVEQEVSAAQTTDTGVNTSPTISTRKLQTRLTMRNASTVLLGGLISDDSTRGSSGIPFIKDIPFIGNLFSKDTRNGTRRELIVLITPYIIGDDQEAQAITQAFRNRLGGWAQDAAVPIAPAGVAAPAAADVSAPAETKPGKPVVAPATLSQQPSVQAAQPVVNAFETQPDPAALPKPAPIEDAKP, encoded by the coding sequence ATGAAGGCGATCTGCAAGCCCCGCCTGCCCGCACTGGTGTTGGTTCTCGCCGGCGTCATGCTTGCGACCTCTTGCGCCACGACGCAGCCGGTCATTGCCCCCCCTCTGGTGACACCCAAGGCTGACGCAGGGAAGAGTGCCGGATCTGCTAGCCTCGATCGACCGACCAAGGATCTGGTGTCGACGATGCCTGCGCCTCCGGCGCCGGTGAAAACGAAGACCAAGACTCCGCCGCCGCCAGTGGAAGCGCCAGCCAACGAAGAGGCGACGATCGTCTTCAACTTCGAACAACTGCCGCTGCCGTCGTTCATCAAGCTGGTTTACGGCGAGATCCTGAAGCGCAACGTCAACATCGATCAGAAGCTCCTGGCCCGCAAGGATCTGGTGACGCTGCGCTCGTCGACACCGCAGACGCCGAGTCAGGTCGAAGCGGCCATGAAGCTGCTGCTGAAGAGCTACGGCATCGCCGTGGTCCAGATCGACGGACTGGTCCGGATTCTCCCGGACGATGCCAGTCTCGGATACCTGCCTGAGATTCAGCGTGGTGCAGCCTTGCCGGATACGCCCATTGCCATGCGCCCTCAGTTCCAACTCGTTGAACTGAAGGCTGTACGTAACTCGGATATCGCCAACTTCATCAAGACGATGTACGGCGACCGGATCAAGCTGCAAGAGGACTCGCAGCGCAATGCTGTGCTGCTGAGTGGAACCGCCGATAACCTGCGTGCTGCCATCGAGAGCATTGCTGTGCTCGATCAGCCAATGATGCGTGGACGCGGCAGCATGCGGCTGAACCCGCAGTACTGGTCGGCCGACGATCTCGCCAAGCGTCTTGTCGAGGTGCTGAGCGCAGAGGGCTACGCGGTGGCGCCAGTCGGCCAGGCCGCCGGAGGTCTGCGCTATCCGGTCACGATCCTGCCGGTCGCGGCGATCAATGCGGTCTTGGTGTTCGCCATTTCTGACGATATCAGCAACCATGTCGCCGATCTCGTGAAAACCCTGGACCAGCCCAACACCCGCGGGCTTGGTCGGAACTTCTTTACCTATCAGGCTGAACACGTCGACGCCGAATCGCTCGCCGCGACGCTTGACAAGCTGATGACGGGGGCAGGTACGACCACGACGGCTTCCGGAACTGCCTCGACCAATGCGAGTGCCACATCGACGACCGGCACGAGCAACCGTTCCGGTGCAACGACCGCCTCCGCCTCCGCGTCCCAGGGCTCCGGCCGCGCGGTTGTCGATAAGGGTACGAACACGATCATCTTTAACGCGAGCCCTGACGACTATTCGTCGCTGGTTTCCTTGCTGAAGCGGCTCGACCGGCCAAAGAAGGAAGCGCTGATCGAGGTGACGGTCGCGGAGGTCGCCCTGACGGACAACATGCAGTTGGGCGTTGAGTGGTTCTTCACGAACTCCATGAACAACGGCTGGACCGGCTCCGGCGGCACGCTTGGCGGCCTGGCGCTCGGGACTGCCGGCTTCACCTACAAGATGTTTGATTCTCTGGGTAGCACACGTGTGGTGCTGAACGCGCTCGCTGCGACCAACCGGGCGACGATTCTGTCGACACCGCGGGTGATGGCCCGCAACGGCGAGACCGCGCAGATTCAGGTCGGCCAGGAGGTGCCCATCGTCACCAGCCAGCAGTCGACGCCGCTGACCGGTTCTTCCACGTCGATCACGCAGACGATCCAGTACCGGAACACCGGCGTGATCCTGAAGGTGAAGCCGGTAATTCACTCCGGCGATCAGGTCGATCTGGATGTCGAGCAGGAGGTCAGTGCCGCGCAGACCACTGACACTGGTGTCAATACAAGTCCGACCATCTCGACGCGCAAGCTGCAGACCCGTCTGACCATGCGTAACGCATCCACTGTTCTCCTTGGCGGCCTGATTTCGGACGATTCGACTCGCGGCTCGTCGGGGATCCCCTTCATCAAGGACATCCCGTTCATCGGGAACCTGTTCAGCAAGGACACCCGAAACGGGACGCGTCGTGAGCTGATCGTCCTGATCACGCCGTACATCATTGGAGATGATCAGGAAGCTCAGGCGATTACCCAAGCATTCCGTAACCGCCTTGGCGGGTGGGCGCAGGATGCCGCCGTGCCGATCGCCCCGGCGGGTGTTGCTGCGCCAGCGGCGGCCGATGTATCCGCGCCGGCCGAGACCAAGCCCGGCAAGCCTGTCGTTGCGCCGGCCACTCTTTCCCAGCAGCCGTCAGTGCAGGCGGCGCAGCCGGTTGTGAACGCCTTCGAGACGCAGCCGGATCCAGCGGCCTTGCCGAAACCGGCGCCCATCGAGGATGCCAAGCCCTGA
- a CDS encoding GspMb/PilO family protein, which yields MGPFDGVLAELRTNARLRIGLWLILAIGVGYALAGWDDRLQARAAALGEMRAEIDRLAPLTGQSIWLDRLKALEARQQTLKGHLWAASSDGLEEATIQDWVQQQARSSGLNVKDMRVSRQFSEDASKAKSAAEAGYLPVKVRLAADFSQASVLAFLTAIESSEKAVLIDHLTIKTDSAPPQFSIEMRAPFMLPKAAEVRP from the coding sequence ATGGGACCGTTTGATGGTGTTCTGGCCGAACTGAGGACCAATGCACGTCTTCGGATCGGACTGTGGCTGATTTTGGCAATTGGCGTCGGCTATGCGCTCGCCGGCTGGGATGATCGTCTGCAGGCGCGTGCCGCGGCGCTGGGTGAAATGCGTGCCGAGATCGACCGGCTTGCGCCGCTCACGGGCCAGTCCATCTGGTTGGATCGACTCAAGGCGCTCGAGGCGCGGCAGCAGACGCTGAAAGGCCATCTTTGGGCAGCTTCGTCGGATGGGCTTGAAGAGGCCACCATTCAAGACTGGGTGCAACAGCAGGCGCGCTCCTCTGGACTGAACGTCAAGGATATGCGGGTGTCCCGTCAGTTCTCGGAGGATGCCTCCAAAGCCAAGTCCGCTGCCGAGGCTGGCTATCTGCCGGTCAAGGTCAGGCTGGCTGCTGACTTTTCGCAGGCGTCGGTGCTGGCATTCCTGACCGCGATCGAGAGTTCGGAAAAGGCGGTCTTGATCGATCATCTGACGATCAAGACTGATAGCGCGCCGCCGCAGTTCAGCATCGAGATGCGTGCTCCGTTCATGTTGCCGAAGGCGGCAGAGGTGCGGCCGTGA